The Triticum urartu cultivar G1812 unplaced genomic scaffold, Tu2.1 TuUngrouped_contig_7622, whole genome shotgun sequence region TGGGGGAGTGGGGGGGGGGGCCGCCGGGGGAGTGGGAGGAGCCACCGCCGTTGATGTTGCCTCCAGGCCGCCCTTTGGTGCGGGGAGAGCCATGACCGCGACCACGACTGCGAGATGCGGCGTTGGCCGAGGACTTGAAGCCGCCGGAGGAGCCATGAAATTGGGCCATGCGCTGATCGAAGTTGCTTAGTATGGCATAGAGCTCATCGAGGGTGACAGGCGTGACGCGGGCGTCGAGGGTGAAGACGAGCGGCTGGTAGTCGGCGTCCAGCCCATGGAGGATGTACGAGATCAACTCGTCGTCCTGGATGGGTTTTCTGGCGGCGGCGAGCTCATCAGCGAGGCCGCGGAGGGAGGCGAAGTAGGAGGCAATGGACTGGTTGCCCTTCTGCGCGTTGATGAGCGCAGTTCGGATGTTGTTGACGCGGCTGAGGGATTGGGACGAGAACATGCCCGCCAGAGCCAACCAAAGTTCACGCGACGTGGTGATCTCGGTGACCGCGACCAGGACCTCCCTGGACAGCGTACTCAGCAAATAGCCGAGCACCTGTTGGTCCTCCCTGACCCAAAGTGGGTGGAGAGGGTTGGGCTCAGAAGTCTCCTTTCCGTCTTTGTCCTTGGTGACGTGGAGTCTGGCCGGTTCCGGCGAGGTGTCGTCGACGTAGCCGAAGACACCGGCACCCCGCAGGTGGGGTGTGACCTGCGCGCGCTAGAGCACGTAATTCGTGCGGTTGAGCTTCTCGGTGACCTGGCCGTTGAGGCTAGGTTGGGAGGCGCCGGATGAAGACATGGCTATGGCACTAGATGGAATCGGGATAGCTAGATGGAGAGAGGAAGGGCTCTGATTACCATGTGCGATATGCGGGAAGCGTCTTGCCTCGTTAGAGGGACGCGTTGCGTGTTTATATGGCAGGGGGGGACCTTCCCGAATAACAACGCATACATGAAGTTGTTGGGATTACAAACTTGGAGAAGAAGGGATAAAGGAAGGAGAGTTTGGTTACAGAGGATATGTGAGGATATGTTAACCGAAACTACTTAAACATCTATCCCTATATCTATCTCTACAATGCGTGTTTAACAGAACAGAGCAGCAACTGCTGCCGCAGACCCTACCACTTCAACTTCCTAAGGAGGCCGCGTCCTGCCGGCACCCCTGTTTTTGAAATTTGAATTCACGAGGCGCATATGTGCGTCTAGCTGGACAAACAAGCGCAGACACATCATGGCAGGGGCGCACCTCCCTGAATAACAACGCATACATGAAGTTGTTGGGATTACAAACTTGGAGAAGAAGGGATAAAGGAAGGAGAGTTTGGTTACAGAGGATATGTGAGGATATGTTAACCGAAACTACTTAAACATCTATCCCTATATCTATCTCTACAATGCGTGTTTAACAGAACAGAGCAGCAACTGCTGCCGCAGACCCTACCACTTCAACTTCCTAAGGAGGCCGCGTCCTGCCGGCACCCCTGTTTTTGAAATTTGAATTCACGAGGCGCATATGTGCGTCTAGCTGGACAAACAAGCGCAGACACATCACAGAGCTCCATGTAAATTAATTCCAGCATCACCGCCGGTACAAGATGATTCAAGCTCACTGAATTTTAGACCACCAGACAATAATATGGGTACAGCGAAATGATAACAGCAAAGTGTAGTTGGTAAAAAATTAGATCACCCATTCGTATTTGTCAGCAGTTGATATCAGTGTCAAGGAAACCAACTACCACATGAAAACGGCTCAGCATCGTTTGAAATGCAACTAGTTTACACTCAGGAGGAACAAAGCATGGTATCAAACTATAAATCACGCACTAGAAAATCCTCGAAAACATGCTTGTCGGAAGTCTTTAAGATACATTGGCACCAAGCGGCCTGGTTTACGAGGTGCGACAGCGGCCTACAATGCCACAATTCTTGGAGGTTGCAGGCTTGCAAGGCTGCTTTGGCACATCAATGGATGGGAAGGTGGTCTTCTTATGACCTGTTAGTTTGGAGATGCTGCAGAACCTCGTCCACTTGGTCGACCCCTCATATGGCACCTTTTCTCTGCTTGAGCATGGTCACCCGGCACCATGTTTCTTGCTCGAAGCCAACAGTCCAGCGAATGCATCCCAATTGCCAGAAAGGGTCATGCTGTTCTCATTGTCAAACATTTCTCCCTCGACGTTGATGATTGCACCCGCCGATCCAATGCTATTCGATTTGACTCAGCAGCTTGCCTGCCCTCAAAGCCTAGCCCATCCCTTGATTCAGCCAGCGATAATGCCTCCATGATTATTTCCTTCACGCCGTAATTCATCACCTGAAAACATGAGCGAGGATAAGTGCGATtagttaaaccaaaatcacagaCAGCAAACTAGTGATGATGATCGCAAACAGAAATACCTTCAAAGCATGGCAGCACAGCATCCTCATGTGGGCAAATTATCTGCACTCACATTCAAACAACTTGCCATCATCTGACATGGTCACCTTGTATACCACCTTGCTGCACTTCTCACGTTTTTCGGCGTCATTGTGCCTTGCAATGTATTTCTTCTACCTCCTCCACCTGGTAAGCCCCATCTTAGAAAAGGTTCTCACCAAATTGTTCAAACATTTTCCTCTTGTAAACCTTACTCATGTCTCTCAATCACAACGTTTGTCCTCATTAGGGCACCGCTCTGTAATGCACAAAAGAAATACACTTTTAGCATCTCAGACCACATATATGTGTACACACTGGAAACTCTCGACTTGCTCGTCACGCATCAAGACACCAGCTAGGATAACGCTCTGGAAGTGATTACACCAACTAACAACCCAAAAGGCATGTCATACAGATTAGTCCGATACGTTATGTTGAATGTGATGACATCACCGAAAAATTTGTACTGCACTTGTTGTTTCCATTTGTCCGCATCAGCTTCTTGATTCTGCTATCCTCATCCCCTTGGAAAACTCTAGGTCGTTATGCTGTACATTTTTGAACACGCAAGACTACAAGAGTCTTGTTCATATCATCGTTAGCCTGGTCCCGCCTTATTTGGCCACAAAGATTCCGGAGTAACCCCTTGCCCTTTCTGAGATGAACCGAAGAAGTTGCCAACTATGTTGTACACCTTGTTGAGGTTCACATTGTTCCTCCTAAGCTGGTTCACCTAATCTTTTGCGTACCCATATATTTGGTTGTGCGATGGCCAATGAACCTTTTCACCGCAAGCAAGGGATAATGAACGGTTGTGGCTTTGCCCGGTGCTCAGCGATGAAACCATCCATTGTCCGTAACTCTAAGAAATCTGATCATTACAGGGCACTCGCATTAGCAATAGTGGTTGTTACTGCTCGGGCTACCCTGCAAATGAAAATAATTTTTTGTTCAGCTTAGAAGTGAAACTCAGTGCAAGCCACACAAAAACTATGCTTGTGATTTTCTGTATTTGAGTGCTAACAGATCATCCACAAATGATCTCCTGCATACACTTTGTCCGCTTGGTGTCCAGACGACTCTTGCCATATCTTATAACAAATCCAATAGCTCCCAAGAATACTGGTTATAGAAATTGTAGGCTTCCACCAGGGAGTCAAAACTCATCCCAATCTCTAGCTACCTCTGATCGTTTCTTCCAGCGGAGTGACTCTACCAGGGAAAACTGCTCTATCCGGAGGTGCACGGCCAACTCTAAACCTGCAATTTATATTCAGACGTTTTAGATGCTTTGTTCGTTGGGCACAATATTTTTCTTTACCAGAGTATATTGGTGGATGTATGCCATGATCCATCTAAAAACAATATATGCTAATTGTACATATCAATCACCATTTCACGTACGTATGGCCACAAAAATTAGGAGGGCAGCCAGCTGATACTAGTAATCATAGCTTCAGACTTCTATTGTCATACACAAATActtccttcgttcctaaatataggtctttttagagatttcaataagtgactacatacgaagcaaaataagtgaatctagactctaaaatatgtctatatacatccgtttGTGGTTGTCCATTTAAAATcactaaaaagacttatatttaggaacggagggagtatgtgacAATGACATCACTTGCAAGAATCAAAACCATACCGTCAGACAGAACACTAATTTTAGTTTTTACCTTCTGGTCCACACCGACGCCTTTGGGGTTCACCTTCCCGGTCGATTCCACGGACTGGGTTGTCGACTCCGCCGGAATTCCCGCGCTCAGCAGCGCCGCCGTGGTGTCCAACCACAACCGCGCATGAGGAGTGGGCTTCGGTCGTGTCCGCCGGCACGACACCCCTCATCACCAACGGATCTGGCCCCGCGACCACCTCCCTGAGTCAACAAATCGAAGGAGCGTTTTCGCCATAGCCCGCTCGTGCATATGCAGAACGAAAAGAACAGAAGAATACGAGGGAGCAATTACTTGTCAACTGGATACAGCAGAAACTCGAGTCCGTTGTCGAGCAGGCGAGGCAGGCCAGAACCATCGCCCATACTGCTCGCCGCCGCCATTTTTTCACGACGAGCTGGGAGGAGGGAATGGAAAAACGTCGAACTGACGAGGGGGCCGAGATATTTTAGATGCCCCACACCGACGCCACACTAGCGTCTGACAATAATTACTGAATCATGACGGCGCTGCCTTGCAAGCTAACGGCATGTACCCATGCTGATCCA contains the following coding sequences:
- the LOC125531617 gene encoding uncharacterized protein LOC125531617 yields the protein MAAASSMGDGSGLPRLLDNGLEFLLYPVDKEVVAGPDPLVMRGVVPADTTEAHSSCAVVVGHHGGAAERGNSGGVDNPVRGIDREGEPQRRRCGPEGLELAVHLRIEQFSLVESLRWKKRSEGSPSSNNHYC